The Micromonospora sp. NBC_01740 genome includes a window with the following:
- a CDS encoding cell division protein SepF encodes MGALRKAGVWLGLVEEDDERAYDDGGYDKGGYRDSRYRQSRYSEEFADDDEDDSEEPPAPRSRLSDRGRLSERAAGRAADAERGDTDRAERAERSSVRSITRPSAGDTSGALTYHTRDNLALAPQAQPRERAVVAEEEQRYQITTLHPTTYREARTIGEHFRDNVPVIINLTEMDEADARRLVDFAAGLAFGLRGTIERVTNRVFLLSPANVQVTAEDKAKIAEGGFFSLS; translated from the coding sequence ATGGGTGCACTGCGCAAGGCGGGGGTCTGGCTCGGTCTGGTCGAAGAGGACGACGAGCGGGCCTACGACGACGGTGGCTACGACAAGGGCGGCTACCGCGATTCGCGTTACCGGCAGAGCCGGTACTCGGAGGAGTTCGCCGACGACGACGAGGACGACTCCGAGGAGCCGCCGGCGCCCCGGTCCCGGCTGAGCGACCGTGGCCGGCTCTCCGAGCGCGCCGCCGGTCGGGCGGCCGACGCCGAGCGGGGCGACACCGACCGGGCGGAGCGGGCCGAGCGGTCCAGCGTCCGCTCCATCACCCGGCCGTCGGCCGGCGACACGTCGGGCGCGCTGACCTACCACACCCGCGACAACCTGGCTCTGGCGCCGCAGGCGCAGCCCCGGGAGCGTGCGGTGGTCGCCGAGGAGGAGCAGCGCTACCAGATCACTACGCTGCACCCCACCACGTACCGGGAGGCGCGCACCATCGGTGAGCACTTCCGCGACAACGTTCCGGTGATCATCAACCTCACCGAGATGGACGAGGCCGACGCGCGCCGACTTGTGGACTTCGCCGCCGGCCTCGCGTTCGGGCTGCGGGGTACGATCGAGCGCGTGACCAATCGGGTGTTCCTGCTCTCACCGGCCAATGTCCAGGTCACCGCGGAGGACAAGGCCAAGATCGCCGAGGGCGGCTTCTTCAGCCTGAGCTAG
- a CDS encoding YggT family protein — protein MLSIVLQVLYLVLYFFLLVLLARFVLSAVLQYGRRWQPGRGASVGLEIVWSVTDPPLNALRRVIPPLRIGTVSIDLASLVLLVILFVLMEFVLRRSIIGTV, from the coding sequence GTGTTGTCGATCGTGCTGCAAGTGCTGTATCTGGTGCTCTACTTCTTCCTGCTCGTCCTGCTGGCCCGGTTCGTCCTGAGCGCCGTCCTCCAGTACGGCCGACGCTGGCAGCCGGGGCGTGGGGCATCGGTGGGGCTGGAAATCGTGTGGAGCGTCACTGATCCCCCTCTCAACGCGTTGAGGCGTGTGATCCCTCCGTTGCGAATTGGTACCGTGAGCATCGACCTGGCCTCACTTGTGCTCCTGGTTATCCTGTTCGTGCTGATGGAGTTCGTGTTGAGGCGGTCGATCATCGGCACCGTCTGA
- a CDS encoding DivIVA domain-containing protein has protein sequence MPLTPADVHNVAFKKPPIGKRGYDEEEVDAFLDEVERELARLIEENNELRAQVERGGRGGAPAGPGGDARLAAELNDVKAQLDRVQRDKAAAEQAARAMQAELEQVRSAGGPAVGGADGEQQALRVLMMAQRTADDHVSDARREADQLLSEARSKAEEVTREARAKADALERDARQRHQEAMGGLDAKRTALQKHIEELKQFEREYRTRLKAYLESQLRDLDGRGQGLEVEMTRGGEGNRAAGGGNGLATAGLAGSYGGGGRSGALETGR, from the coding sequence ATGCCGCTGACCCCGGCCGACGTCCACAACGTCGCCTTCAAAAAGCCGCCGATCGGCAAGCGGGGCTACGACGAGGAGGAGGTCGACGCTTTCCTGGACGAGGTCGAGCGCGAGCTCGCCCGTCTCATCGAGGAGAACAACGAGCTGCGCGCCCAGGTGGAGCGCGGCGGCCGTGGTGGCGCCCCCGCCGGCCCCGGTGGCGACGCCCGTCTCGCGGCGGAGCTCAACGACGTCAAGGCCCAGCTCGACCGGGTGCAGCGCGACAAGGCGGCGGCCGAGCAGGCCGCCCGCGCGATGCAGGCCGAGCTGGAGCAGGTCCGTTCCGCCGGTGGCCCGGCCGTCGGCGGCGCCGACGGTGAGCAGCAGGCGCTGCGGGTGCTGATGATGGCCCAGCGAACCGCCGACGACCACGTCTCCGACGCCCGCCGCGAGGCCGACCAGCTGCTCTCCGAGGCCCGTTCCAAGGCCGAGGAGGTCACCCGCGAGGCCCGCGCCAAGGCCGACGCCCTGGAGCGCGACGCCCGCCAGCGGCACCAGGAGGCCATGGGCGGCCTGGACGCCAAGCGCACGGCCCTGCAGAAGCACATCGAGGAGCTCAAGCAGTTCGAGCGCGAGTACCGCACCCGGCTCAAGGCCTACCTGGAGAGCCAGCTGCGCGACCTCGACGGCCGCGGCCAGGGCCTGGAGGTCGAGATGACCCGCGGTGGTGAGGGCAACCGGGCCGCCGGCGGCGGCAACGGGCTGGCCACCGCAGGGCTCGCCGGCTCCTACGGCGGCGGCGGTCGCTCCGGCGCTCTCGAGACCGGGCGCTGA